Proteins from a genomic interval of Papaver somniferum cultivar HN1 chromosome 4, ASM357369v1, whole genome shotgun sequence:
- the LOC113272920 gene encoding uncharacterized protein LOC113272920, whose translation MARGKQKAIGRRSKSSSNPSIEDQQPLEGVETEIDKEVQSSEEETLEMRIRRNQKGKMKHREDQPEMEEQHQPEKQYVTPRVVGFHIPDDDDVIDPRDDGLPHGLPADGGKVLIGYRESWAKRIYETPDHFRAVRVLRHQRAAHWDLFKEVPEVITIVQASGLWHVIKYGHQECDRVTASAFAERFAPETYTFHLPFGEMTISPDDATKITGLSVTGESVDAAFYNMSWAELYKLAKETLG comes from the exons ATGGCTCGTGGAAAACAAAAAGCAATTGGTAGGCGGTCCAAATCTTCTTCTAATCCGTCAATTGAAGACCAACAACCGTTAGAAGgagttgaaactgaaattgacaaagaagTTCAATCAAGTGAAGAAGAAACCCTGGAAATGAGGATTAGAAG GAACCAAAAGGGTAAAATGAAACACCGGGAAGATCAACCTGAAATGGAAGAACAACACCAACCAGAGAAGCAATATGTTACACCTCGTGTGGTTGGGTTTCACAttcctgatgatgatgatgtaataGATCCAAGAGATGATGGTTTACCACACGGTCTTCCAGCCGACGGAGGCAAGGTGTTGATTGGTTACAGAGAGTCTTGGGCTAAGAGGATATATGAGACTCCTGACCATTTTCGTGCGGTCAGAGTTTTGAGACATCAAAGAGCTGCACATTGGGATTTATTtaaagaggttcctgaggtgattacAATAGTGCAAGCCTCTGGTTTATGGCATGTCATTAAATATGGTCATCAGGAATGTGATAGAGTGACAGCCTCCGCCTTTGCCGAGAGATTTGCTCCTGAGACTTACACATTTCATCTCCCCTTTGGCGAGATGACAATCAGTCCTGACGACGCGACTAAGATTACGGGCCTTAGTGTCACCGGCGAAAGCGTGGATGCAGCGTTTTATAATATGAGTTGGGCTGAGTTGTATAAGTTGGCGAAGGAAACTCTAGGTTGA
- the LOC113272921 gene encoding protein MAINTENANCE OF MERISTEMS-like, translating to MEMKWIVDRGSIGVGEGEIEADSLRLHIERDGLPHGLPEDGGRVLIGYKESWVKKIYETLDHRDTVRVLRHQSATHWDILKEAPGVVALVQGSGLWPAIFYAQEEFDAVTNSAFCERFCPETYTFHLRFGEMEITPNDAHKISGLRTHGKNVYSAVYEMTWDDLYVLAEETLGLPKDKTELEFACGSKEVKFVDSSTKKLKKIKFTTLKKCFGDTNEKISKGELVMDEVTSMSTATAYLLHTLGSVIFPDNNGNKVNAQYLQLLKYLKSCHKYSWGTAALSFLFEQLGTVSRLTSRNIGGYFTMLQVWIYDHFPDLNLVKEYDKWVDTFPTSAKWSFKKNKKRNKKEILIALRENLDSLTTEQVVFQPYKKDEEDDDVVEDEDMPLGMESQALVDGKRGQRTQKEVEPKTRKKKKGMVEDVSKSYRTMMAGGNDVFKVMKKKIDCNVDMEVEEQEYMYNRWVGVINKGEGASGSGARKGRGGGRSGGGQ from the exons ATGGAGATGAAGTGGATAGTGGATCGTGGATCGATTGGTGTTGGAGAGGGAGAAATAGAGGCTGATTCTTTAAGATTGCACATAGAAAG GGATGGTTTGCCCCATGGTCTCCCTGAAGATGGTGGAAGAGTGTTGATTGGCTACAAGGAGTCATGGGTGAAGAAAATTTACGAGACTCTGGATCACAGGGATACAGTACGCGTACTTAGACACCAAAGCGCCACACATTGGGATATTTTGAAAGAGGCTCCTGGGGTGGTGGCTTTAGTACAAGGATCTGGTTTATGGCCTGCTATTTTCTATGCACAAGAGGAATTTGATGCAGTTACAAACTCAGCCTTTTGTGAGAGATTTTGTCCGGAGACTTACACATTTCATCTCCGCTTTGGCGAGATGGAAATCACTCCAAATGATGCACATAAGATTAGTGGTCTTAGAACGCATGGGAAGAATGTTTACTCAGCGGTTTATGAAATGACTTGGGATGATTTGTATGTACTTGCTGAGGAAACTCTTGGTTTGCCAAAAGACAAAACAGAATTGGAGTTTGCCTGCGGTTCTAAAGAGGTGAAGTTTGTAGACTCTAGCacaaagaagttgaagaaaatcaAGTTCACTACTTTGAAAAAGTGTTTTGGAGACACAAATGAGAAAATTTCAAAGGGGGAGTTGGTTATGGATGAGGTCACATCTATGAGCACTGCTACCGCGTATTTGTTGCATACTTTAGGAAGTGTTATATTTCCCGATAACAATGGGAACAAGGTTAATGCTCAATACCTTCAATTGTTAAAATATTTGAAAAGCTGCCACAAGTACTCTTGGGGAACCGCGGCCCTTTCTTTCCTATTCGAGCAACTTGGAACTGTGTCTAGGTTAACAAGTAGAAACATTGGAGGTTATTTCACAATGCTTCAA gtatggatatatgaccattttccGGATTTGAATTTAGTCAAGGAATATGACAAATGGGTAGATACATTCCCTACCTCGGCCAAATGGAGTTTCAAGAAAAATAAGAAGAGGAATAAAAAGGAAATCTTGATAGCTTTGAGAGAAAACTTAGACTCTTTGACTACTGAACAAGTTGTATTTCAACCATACAAaaaggatgaagaagatgatgatgttgttgaggATGAAGATATGCCGTTGGGGAT GGAAAGTCAAGCTTTGGTGGACGGTAAGAGGGGACAGCGAACACAAAAGGAAGTGGAGCCGAAGACGAGGAAGAAAAAAAAGGGCATGGTTGAAGATGTTTCGAAGTCTTACCGAACTATG ATGGCTGGGGGTAACGACGTGTTCAAGGttatgaagaagaaaattgaTTGCAATGTGGATATGGAGGTGGAAGAGCAAGAATATATGTACAACCGTTGGGTTGGAGTAATCAACAAAGGTGAAGGTGCGAGTGGAAGTGGTGCTAGAAAAGgtcgtggtggtggaagaagcGGTGGTGGTCAATAG
- the LOC113272922 gene encoding putative ubiquitin-conjugating enzyme E2 38 has translation MKEWRILEKHLPDSIFVRVYEERVDLLRAVIIGPKGTPYHDGLFFFDIQVPSDYPASPPNVYYRSFGYSINPNLYAWGNVCLSLLNTWNGQKYQRWNPFQSTILQVLVSIQGLVLNAEPYYNEPGYGNISPRPSWFKKRSLRYNEDVFIMSCKTMLSILKRPPKSFEEFVNQYFRNRASAILVACHAYINGQAEIGGPIITSTAETKITTSLTSFTFKAAAGFLYPRLVDSFIKNGSSVESIELLDTSKIMRKSIGRRHTIYPRSAVMLLVLIIFAMFFVQKFYGAGVLLYSLFGFYILLLFTCIYFFLPLYM, from the coding sequence ATGAAAGAGTGGAGAATTTTAGAAAAACATCTACCTGACTCCATCTTTGTTAGGGTTTACGAAGAAAGAGTCGATCTTTTACGAGCAGTGATCATAGGACCAAAAGGTACGCCTTACCATGACGGTTTGTTCTTTTTTGATATTCAAGTCCCTTCCGattaccctgcatcaccaccaaaCGTTTACTATCGGTCTTTCGGGTATAGTATAAATCCTAACTTATACGCATGGGGTAATGTTTGTTTAAGTCTTCTAAATACTTGGAATGGTCAGAAGTACCAAAGATGGAATCCATTTCAATCAACTATACTGCAGGTTTTAGTATCTATTCAAGGTCTAGTTCTCAATGCTGAACCCTATTACAATGAGCCTGGTTATGGAAATATATCTCCTAGGCCATCATGGTTTAAAAAAAGATCATTGCGTTATAATGAAGATGTATTTATCATGAGTTGTAAGACAATGTTGTCTATTCTTAAAAGACCACCAAAGTCCTTCGAGGAGTTTGTAAATCAATATTTTCGCAATCGAGCTAGTGCTATTTTGGTTGCTTGCCATGCTTATATTAATGGCCAAGCTGAAATTGGTGGTCCTATTATAACTAGCACTGCTGAGACAAAGATTACTACGTCCTTGACTTCATTCACATTTAAAGCAGCGGCTGGGTTTCTATATCCAAGGCTTGTGGACTCGTTCATAAAGAATGGTTCGTCTGTAGAGAGTATTGAATTATTAGACACTAGTAAGATTATGCGTAAGAGTATTGGTCGTCGCCATACAATTTACCCACGTTCTGCTGTTATGCTTTTGGTACTGATCATCTTTGCCATGTTTTTTGTTCAAAAGTTTTATGGTGCTGGAGTTCTGCTTTATAGTTTATTTGGATTCTATATCCTTTTGCTGTTTACTTGTATTTATTTCTTCCTGCCACTTTATATGTAG
- the LOC113272923 gene encoding putative ubiquitin-conjugating enzyme E2 38, whose product MAAELTEIKIEGGSQQERYQTTAKEFKQFDIISTNELNSIRDHHYVSPSISLSPSSTKHILKEWRILERNLPDSIFIRVYEKRVDLLRAVIIGPEGTPYHDGLFFFDIQVPSNYPASPPKVYYRSLGHSLNPNLYANGYVCLSLLNTWNGDKHQKWNPSQSTILQVLVSIQCLVLNAKPFFNEPGFGSFSNSSLFKKSSLRYNEDVFIMSCKSMVSILNSPPRSFEEFVSQHFLNHAGGILVACNAYINGQAEIGDPIIITAATKTKSLTSSTFKEAASILYPRLVESFIKNGSSLENIELLETSKNMPKDWSRIE is encoded by the exons ATGGCTGCAGAACTAACCGAGATAAAAATTGAAGGAGGATCACAACAAGAACGTTATCAGACTACGGCAAAAGAGTTCAAGCAATTTGATATCATCTCAACCAATGAACTCAACTCCATTCGAGATCATCACTATGTTTCTCCATCTATATCTCTGTCACCATCAAGCACTAAGCATATTCTGAAAGAGTGGAGAATTCTGGAAAGAAATCTACCCGACTCCATCTTTATTAGGGTCTACGAAAAAAGAGTCGATCTCTTACGAGCAGTGATCATAGGACCAGAAGGTACGCCGTACCATGACGGTTTGTTCTTTTTTGATATTCAAGTTCCTTCCAattaccctgcatcaccaccaaaAGTTTACTATCGTTCTTTGGGGCATAGCCTAAATCCCAACTTATATGCAAATGGTTATGTTTGTTTAAGTCTACTAAATACTTGGAATGGTGATAAGCACCAAAAATGGAATCCATCTCAATCAACTattttacaagttttagtatcCATTCAATGTCTAGTTCTCAATGCCAAACCCTTTTTCAATGAACCTGGTTTTGGAAGTTTCTCCAATTCTAGTCTATTTAAAAAAAGTTCTTTGCGTTACAATGAAGATGTATTTATCATGAGTTGTAAGTCGATGGTGTCTATACTGAATAGCCCACCGAGGTCCTTCGAGGAGTTTGTAAGTCAACATTTTCTCAACCACGCTGGTGGTATTTTGGTTGCTTGCAATGCTTATATTAATGGCCAAGCTGAAATTGGTGATCCTATCATTATCACTGCTGCGACAAAGACTAAGTCCTTAACTTCATCTACGTTTAAGGAAGCGGCCAGCATTCTATATCCAAGGCTTGTGGAGTCGTTTATAAAGAATGGTTCGTCTTTGGAAAATATTGAATTACTAGAAACTAGTAAGAATATGCCCAAGGAC TGGAGTCGAATTGAATAA